Proteins found in one Ischnura elegans chromosome 11, ioIscEleg1.1, whole genome shotgun sequence genomic segment:
- the LOC124167522 gene encoding major facilitator superfamily domain-containing protein 1-like, giving the protein MEDISTERSVNREDVSRDALLPNNQEYNGPACCNPKHTVHRFIALLFMCLLGFGSYFCYDNPGALQDNFKADMHLSTAQFVNLYSWYSWPNVILCFIGGFLIDRVFGIRVGTVIYATLVFIGAIIFALGGIFNAFWLMVVGRFIFGIGGESLAVAQNNYAVLWFKGKELNMVFGLQLSFARVGSTVNFLVMQYLYDWVAKYYQGYMCTGIVLLIASSTCLMSLACAFALGWMDWRAEKIRGADNDANGPAEVVRITDVKHFPATFWMVSGVCVSYYVCIFPFIALGKVFFERKFEFEPVAANQVNSIVYIISAFASPLLGLLVDKMGRNVFWVLLSILVTLGCHALLAFTFLNPFIAMSIMGLAYSMLASALWPMVALVIPEYQLGTAYGIAQSVQNLGLAVITMAAGSIVDKGGYFLLEVFFLGWLCVSLVITVVIWILDSMSTGILNMSAGEREVYERNRLASEILEREKLLASGSMSDVTPHDLLQPHSDFHIRNRYLSRIGANLPPHYNSSLKGLAYRALR; this is encoded by the exons ATGGAGGATATATCAACGGAACGTTCGGTGAACAGGGAGGATGTTTCTAGAGATGCCCTTCTACCTAATAATCAAGAATATAATGGACCAGCGTGTTGCAACCCTAAGCACACGGTTCATAGGTTTATTGCCTTATTATTTATGTGCCTTTTGGGATTTG GTTCCTATTTCTGCTATGACAATCCCGGAGCTTTACAAGACAATTTCAAAGCTGATATGCATCTATCCACTGCCCAATtcgttaatttatattcttggtATTCTTGGCCTAACGTAATATTATGCTTTATAGGCGGTTTTTTAATTGATAG AGTGTTTGGTATACGAGTAGGAACTGTGATCTACGCCACTCTCGTTTTCATTGGCGCCATTATCTTTGCATTGGGAGGAATATTTAACGCATTTTGGTTGATGGTTGTTGGCAGGTTTATTTTTGG AATTGGAGGAGAGTCATTAGCGGTGGCTCAGAACAATTACGCTGTCTTGTGGTTCAAAGGGAAGGAACTCAACATGGTTTTTGGACTGCAGCTTAGCTTTGCTCGTGTTGGTTCAACTGTGAATTTCCTTGTTATGCAGTATCTCTATGACTGGGTGGCCAAGTACTACCAAGGTTATATGTGCACAGGAATTGTCCTTCTGATTG CATCCTCGACGTGTTTAATGTCATTGGCATGCGCATTTGCCCTTGGGTGGATGGACTGGCGTGCAGAGAAGATTAGAGGTGCAGACAATGATGCTAATGGCCCTGCTGAGGTTGTCAGAATTACTGACGTTAAACATTTTCCTGCCACTTTTTGGATGGTTTCTGGAGTGTGTGTGTCATACTACGTGTGTATATTTCCATTCATAGCTCTCGGAAA GGTTTTCTTCGAAAGGAAATTTGAGTTTGAGCCAGTGGCTGCCAATCAAGTGAACAGTATTGTGTACATTATATCAGCCTTTGCATCTCCCCTTTTGGGATTGCTGGTGGATAAAATGGGACGCAATGTGTTTTGGGTCTTGTTGTCAATTTTGGTGACACTGGGTTGTCACGCTCTTCTTGCCTTCACATTCCTCAACCCCTTCATTGCTATG agCATCATGGGTCTTGCCTATTCCATGCTTGCCAGTGCTCTCTGGCCAATGGTGGCCCTTGTTATTCCAGAATACCAACTTGGAACTGCTTATGGAAT TGCCCAGTCAGTGCAAAATCTTGGACTTGCTGTCATAACTATGGCTGCCGGTTCCATTGTTGACAAAGGAGGTTATTTCCTTCTGGAGGTGTTCTTCCTGGGTTGGCTCTGTG TGTCTCTTGTTATAACTGTTGTGATATGGATTTTAGATTCAATGTCCACTGGAATTCTTAACATGTCTGCAGGGGAGAGAGAGGTTTATGAACGTAACAGATT AGCATCAGAAATATTAGAAAGGGAGAAGCTGCTTGCTTCCGGATCAATGTCGGATGTTACCCCACATGATCTGCTGCAGCCACATTCGGATTTCCACATAAGAAATAGATACCTATCTAGAATTGGAGCCAAT CTGCCACCTCACTACAATAGCAGTTTAAAGGGCCTTGCGTATCGTGCTCTGAGGTAA